In the Quadrisphaera sp. RL12-1S genome, one interval contains:
- a CDS encoding NADPH-dependent F420 reductase, whose amino-acid sequence MSTTETPGSSSLTVGIIGAGNIGSTLAKLAVDAGHRVVIANSRGPETLADLVAQLGEGARAATAAEAAQAGDLVVVTVPLKNYRELPAEQLAGKVVLDTNNYYPDRDGRIAELDDHSATTSELVARHLAGASVVKVFNNIFFVALAALSAPAGDPARAALPIFGDDDDAKATATRFLDSIGYDAVDGGPLARSWRSENGRPVYVMPYATNGDVSTPAPADAATVRSLLEAAELHDPAQQPKPLS is encoded by the coding sequence ATGAGCACCACCGAGACCCCCGGGTCCAGCAGCCTGACCGTCGGCATCATCGGCGCCGGCAACATCGGCAGCACCCTCGCCAAGCTCGCGGTCGACGCGGGCCACCGCGTGGTCATCGCCAACTCCCGCGGCCCCGAGACCCTCGCGGACCTCGTCGCCCAGCTCGGCGAGGGCGCCCGCGCGGCCACGGCCGCCGAGGCCGCGCAGGCCGGCGACCTCGTCGTCGTCACCGTCCCGCTGAAGAACTACCGCGAGCTGCCCGCCGAGCAGCTGGCGGGCAAGGTCGTCCTGGACACCAACAACTACTACCCCGACCGCGACGGCCGGATCGCCGAGCTCGACGACCACAGCGCGACCACCAGCGAGCTGGTGGCTCGCCACCTGGCCGGTGCGTCCGTGGTGAAGGTCTTCAACAACATCTTCTTCGTCGCGCTGGCCGCCCTGTCCGCGCCGGCCGGTGACCCGGCGCGTGCGGCCCTGCCGATCTTCGGGGACGACGACGACGCGAAGGCCACCGCCACCCGCTTCCTCGACAGCATCGGCTACGACGCGGTGGACGGCGGGCCCCTGGCGCGCAGCTGGCGCTCCGAGAACGGCCGCCCGGTCTACGTCATGCCGTACGCGACCAACGGCGACGTCAGCACGCCCGCCCCGGCCGACGCCGCGACGGTGCGCTCGCTGCTCGAGGCCGCCGAGCTGCACGACCCGGCGCAGCAGCCCAAGCCCCTCAGCTGA
- a CDS encoding ABC transporter ATP-binding protein: MVTTSSPTLSPPVPTTTPGNPGGPGGRGPRGGRGPARTDPADREQLRRSPVSLGRIASLFAPHRWQVALVVVLIVASSVVSLATPFLVRTVIDDALPHADVRLLALAVAGMVAVAATTSLLGVVQTWISTGVGQQVMHRLRTSVFTHLQRQSMDFFTRTRGGEITSRLTNDIGGMQSVVTSTATSLASNATTVVGTAVAMAALSWRLSLLTLVVLPPAVWLTRRVALLRRSITSAQQRRLADLQHQVEESLSVSGALLTKTLGTADAQAQRFAATSAELVDLEVRSSLAGRWRMATMNVVFAAIPAAIYLAAGLPVTSGGMTVGTLVAFTALQAAIFRPLMGLLDVGVQLTASMALFSRVFEYLDLAVDIADPEHPVPMEAARVRGEVRFEGVSFTYPGADRSALSDVDVVVPAGTSLALVGATGSGKSTLASLVARLHDPTHGRVLLDGVDLREVSLAALASVVGVVSQETYLLHATVRENLRHARPSATDAEVEQAARRAQVHDVIAALPDGYDTLVGARGHRFSGGEQQRIAIARTLLRDPKVLVLDEATSALDNTTERAVQAALDEVRRGRTTIMIAHRLSTTAGADRIAVLDGGRVVEQGPRAELLASGGAFAALVAAGGAPGRAQSGEVLALA, encoded by the coding sequence GTGGTCACCACGTCGAGCCCCACCCTCAGCCCACCCGTCCCCACCACCACGCCCGGTAACCCCGGCGGTCCCGGCGGCCGAGGCCCGCGCGGCGGCCGCGGCCCCGCGCGCACCGACCCCGCGGACCGCGAGCAGCTCCGCCGCTCGCCCGTCTCCCTGGGCCGCATCGCCTCCCTCTTCGCGCCGCACCGCTGGCAGGTCGCGCTCGTCGTCGTCCTCATCGTCGCCTCGTCGGTGGTGTCGCTGGCCACGCCGTTCCTGGTCCGCACGGTCATCGACGACGCCCTGCCGCACGCCGACGTGCGCCTGCTCGCCCTCGCCGTGGCCGGCATGGTGGCCGTCGCCGCCACCACCTCGCTGCTGGGCGTGGTGCAGACGTGGATCTCCACCGGTGTCGGCCAGCAGGTCATGCACCGGCTGCGCACGTCGGTCTTCACGCACCTGCAGCGCCAGTCGATGGACTTCTTCACCCGCACCCGCGGCGGCGAGATCACCTCCCGCCTCACCAACGACATCGGCGGGATGCAGTCCGTGGTGACCTCCACCGCGACGTCGCTGGCGTCCAACGCCACCACCGTGGTCGGCACCGCGGTGGCCATGGCGGCGCTGTCGTGGCGGCTGTCGCTGCTCACGCTCGTGGTGCTGCCGCCCGCGGTGTGGCTGACCCGGCGCGTGGCGCTGCTGCGCCGCTCCATCACCTCCGCCCAGCAGCGGCGCCTCGCCGACCTGCAACACCAGGTGGAGGAGTCGCTGTCCGTCTCGGGCGCGCTGCTCACCAAGACCCTCGGCACCGCCGACGCGCAGGCGCAGCGCTTCGCGGCTACGTCGGCGGAGCTGGTGGACCTCGAGGTCCGCTCCTCCCTGGCCGGGCGGTGGCGCATGGCCACCATGAACGTGGTGTTCGCCGCCATCCCCGCCGCGATCTACCTCGCCGCCGGGCTGCCCGTCACCTCCGGCGGGATGACCGTCGGCACGCTGGTCGCCTTCACCGCCCTGCAGGCCGCGATCTTCAGGCCGCTCATGGGCCTGCTCGACGTGGGCGTGCAGCTCACCGCCTCGATGGCGCTGTTCAGCCGCGTCTTCGAGTACCTCGACCTCGCCGTCGACATCGCCGACCCCGAGCACCCCGTGCCGATGGAGGCCGCGCGCGTGCGCGGCGAGGTGCGCTTCGAGGGCGTCTCCTTCACCTACCCCGGCGCCGACCGCTCGGCGCTGAGCGACGTCGACGTGGTGGTCCCCGCCGGCACCTCGCTGGCGCTGGTCGGCGCCACCGGCTCCGGCAAGTCGACGCTGGCCTCGCTCGTCGCGCGCCTGCACGACCCGACGCACGGGCGGGTGCTCCTGGACGGCGTGGACCTGCGCGAGGTGTCCCTCGCGGCGCTCGCGTCCGTGGTCGGCGTGGTCTCGCAGGAGACGTACCTGCTGCACGCCACGGTGCGCGAGAACCTGCGGCACGCCAGGCCGTCCGCCACCGACGCCGAGGTGGAGCAGGCCGCGCGCCGCGCCCAGGTGCACGACGTCATCGCTGCCCTGCCCGACGGGTACGACACCCTCGTCGGCGCCCGCGGGCACCGCTTCTCCGGCGGCGAGCAGCAGCGGATCGCCATCGCCCGCACGCTGCTGCGGGACCCGAAGGTGCTCGTCCTCGACGAGGCCACCTCGGCGCTGGACAACACCACCGAGCGGGCCGTGCAGGCCGCGCTCGACGAGGTCCGCCGCGGCCGGACGACGATCATGATCGCCCACCGCCTGTCCACCACGGCCGGCGCCGACCGGATCGCGGTGCTCGACGGCGGCCGCGTGGTCGAGCAGGGCCCGCGCGCGGAGCTGCTGGCCTCCGGCGGAGCCTTCGCGGCGCTGGTCGCTGCCGGTGGCGCGCCGGGAAGGGCGCAGTCCGGGGAGGTGTTGGCACTCGCATGA
- a CDS encoding MarR family winged helix-turn-helix transcriptional regulator — MTPSGGPEGSSAELADALLGAARHLRRGFHSALEPAGLSPHHARALRVLSREDGVRVSELAAALRIAPRSATEVVDGLADRGLAQRRADPADRRAVVVVLTGAGQEAVAHAERARAQAAAELFGALSDGERSLLASLLHRLAPQE, encoded by the coding sequence GTGACTCCCAGCGGCGGCCCCGAGGGCAGCAGCGCCGAGCTGGCCGACGCGCTGCTCGGTGCGGCACGGCACCTGCGCCGCGGGTTCCACAGCGCGCTCGAGCCCGCCGGGCTGTCCCCGCACCACGCCCGCGCGCTGCGGGTCCTCTCACGCGAGGACGGCGTCCGCGTCTCCGAGCTGGCGGCCGCGCTGCGCATCGCGCCGCGCTCGGCCACCGAGGTGGTCGACGGCCTCGCCGACCGCGGCCTCGCGCAGCGCCGCGCGGACCCGGCGGACCGGCGCGCCGTCGTCGTCGTCCTCACCGGCGCGGGGCAGGAGGCGGTGGCGCACGCGGAGCGGGCCCGGGCGCAGGCGGCGGCGGAGCTGTTCGGCGCCCTCTCCGACGGCGAGCGCAGCCTGCTGGCGTCACTGCTGCACCGCCTGGCCCCGCAGGAGTGA